A part of Ptychodera flava strain L36383 chromosome 11, AS_Pfla_20210202, whole genome shotgun sequence genomic DNA contains:
- the LOC139143417 gene encoding steroid 17-alpha-hydroxylase/17,20 lyase-like, with protein sequence MLQLLNNVFGDFVTFLLLLLSIMVLLSAWSLYRPPGMPPGPRGFPVVGSLFSLTGNMHLDFIELGKKYGGIFTIKLGSNLAVVLNDYELIKEALVKKPTDFAGRPQTLSGEIITEGYKDIAQSDYNPTWKLHRKIAHQAIRAYASGEKLECLVHEQAFPPLQEALEDSDGKPVQMKPLFLLTMNNILGKLCFGQSLTLEDPEFKAIVQIFEKYSETVGNGLIADVLPFMKYIPMKATRDLMRSSEQALASWRSKFMEHKEKYDEDNIKDLTDYLIHEQKKAIEEGVGDIEKLTDTHLVQTIADVFEAGIDTTMETMNWSVVYMVRYPDVQTKVAMEIDDVVGRDRLPLLSDRSKLPYCDAVIHELMRIRTVGPLAVPHKALVDSTIGGYKIPKDTWVFINLWAVHMDEKAWESPNQFRPERFLEEDGSLKPKADNFMPFSAGRRVCLGESLAKPELFLLFTAVYQRFTFALVPGKDLPSLEGNVSAFVLRANKFEVVVKRRY encoded by the exons ATGTTGCAACTCTTGAACAACGTTTTCGGAGATTTTGTAACGTTTCTTCTTCTACTATTATCAATAATGGTCTTACTGTCAGCATGGAGCCTCTATCGACCACCAGGAATGCCGCCAGGACCTAGAGGTTTTCCAGTCGTAGGCAGTTTGTTCT CGTTGACTGGGAACATGCACTTAGACTTCATCGAGCTTGGAAAGAAATACGGTGGCATTTTTACCATCAAGTTAGGCAGCAACTTGGCAGTCGTTCTTAACGACTACGAGCTGATCAAGGAAGCACTGGTGAAAAAACCGACAGATTTTGCTGGTAGACCACAAACATTGAGCG GTGAAATCATCACGGAAGGTTACAAAGACATCGCGCAGAGTGATTACAACCCAACTTGGAAGCTGCACAGAAAAATTGCCCACCAGGCTATAAG AGCATATGCAAGCGGTGAAAAACTGGAATGCTTGGTCCATGAGCAAGCGTTCCCTCCCCTTCAAGAGGCACTGGAGGATAGTGACGGCAAACCAGTACAAATGAAACCACTGTTTCTGCTCACTATGAACAACATTTTAGGCAAATTGTGTTTTGGACAAAG CCTCACTTTGGAAGATCCAGAATTCAAGGCCATAGTGCAGATCTTCGAAAAATATAGTGAAACCGTTGGGAACGGTCTCATCGCCGATGTGTTGCCATTCATGAAATACATTCCAATGAAAGCAACGCGTGACTTGATGAGGAGTAGCGAACAGGCGTTGGCCTCTTGGAGGTCTAAATTCATGgaacacaaagaaaaatatgatGAAG ACAACATTAAGGACTTGACTGACTACCTGATCCACGAGCAGAAGAAAGCCATCGAGGAAGGGGTCGGTGACATCGAAAAGCTGACTGATACACACCTGGTACAAACCATAGCTGATGTGT TCGAAGCCGGTATCGACACCACCATGGAAACCATGAACTGGTCAGTTGTCTACATGGTAAGGTATCCCGATGTGCAGACCAAAGTTGCCATGGAGATCGACGACGTTGTTGGCCGTGATCGTTTACCTTTACTGTCTGACCGTTCCAAGTTGCCGTACTGTGACGCTGTTATACACGAGCTGATGAGAATACGCACAGTGGGTCCATTGGCAGTGCCCCACAAAGCTTTGGTGGATTCAACAATAG GTGGTTACAAAATACCTAAGGATACGTGGGTGTTCATAAACCTATGGGCTGTACATATGGACGAGAAAGCGTGGGAAAGCCCAAACCAGTTTAGACCAG AGAGGTTTCTTGAAGAGGATGGTTCACTGAAACCCAAAGCAGACAACTTTATGCCCTTCTCTGCTGGACGTCGTGTCTGCCTCGGCGAGTCTTTGGCAAAACCTGAACTTTTCCTTCTTTTTACAGCCGTATATCAAAGATTTACATTCGCACTGGTTCCTGGAAAAGATTTACCAAGTTTAGAAGGCAACGTCAGTGCGTTTGTCCTACGAGCAAATAAGTTTGAAGTTGTGGTGAAAAGACGGTACTGA